AAAACGTATCCGATCTGCAACGGCTGGACAGTGCTGCATTGCTGCTTGGCAGGCTGGACTGGGAACAGCGGCAGCAGCTTGATCAGGAAGCGCCGACGCATATCCGTGTACCCAGCGGTTCCCGCATTCCTGTCGATTATTCGAATCCTGAGGCACCAGCGCTGGCCGTACGACTACAAGAATTGTTCGGTATGAGGGATACGCCTCGTATTGGACGCGGACGTGTGCCCATTGTATTGCATTTACTGTCACCTGCCCAGCGACCTGTCCAAGTGACATCCGACTTGTCCAGCTTCTGGAGCGAGGCTTATTTTGAAGTCAAAAAGGACCTGAAAGGCAGATATCCCAAGCATTATTGGCCGGATGATCCACTGGAAGCTGTGGCGACCAACAGAGCAAAGCCAAAGCGTTAAATAGAAGCTGTTTTATGCTAATCGACTTTTTGAATTTTTGTAAAATCGTTTAAACGTCATAATAGCGGGGTAATGAAAAACGAACCACTCAACACTAAAATATTGGGAGGCAACTATCATGGCTAATAACTTAAACGATTATAATGAAAAGAAGATTGTTGGTGTTTTTGATACAGAGCAGGAAGCATCTCGTGCGATAGGACAATTGCAGAGCAAAGGAATCCCAAGCAGTGAAATTTCTGTGATCACCCGTGACCGTGACGAGTTGAGGACGATTAGTGAAGAGACAGGCACCAAAGCACCGGAGGGTGTAGCGACCGGTGCGGCTACCGGCGGCGTTGTAGGCGGCGTTGCTGGGTTGCTGGCGGGCATCGGGGCCTTGGCTATTCCAGGTATCGGACCAATCCTCGCTGCTGGACCTATCGCGGCTACCCTTACCGGAGCAGCTGTCGGAGCGGGAGCAGGTGGCTTGGTCGGTGGACTGGTCGGGCTGGGTATTCCGGAAGATGATGCACGTCAATACGAGACTTACGTCGATCAGGGCAAGATTTTAGTGCTGGTGGACTCCGCTGACCATAACAGGGATGTTTATGATATTTTCCGCACCAACCGTTCGCTGAATGCGGATCGTTACAGAACGTATGATGATACGTTGGCAGACACGCCGCGTACAGATGCATACACAGATACGAGAAGGAACCTGTAAAAACCTAACGGCTAGTTGAGAACGTGATTTAACAGGCTTTCCTATCTCCTTTGTATATGGGTTGTTTCTACAGCAGCAGTCCCCCCGAGAGGGAGGACTGCTGTTTTTACATATTTGTGGATCATAGAATAAATCTGAGATAAATGATGCTAAGCTTGCCGTTGGCACGTTTAACCTTCTATATATTTTTACAGAATTGTCGTTATAATAGATTGAGGATTTTGAAAAAATCCTGGATTTATAAATTGCTAGATGTAACAGGAGAGTGGCATGAGTCAAAAAGAGAGAATTTCCGAAGTCGCTTTGCTGAGAGGGCTGGCTTTTGCGGCCGTTGTTCTTCAGCATTCCGTCGCACACTATGCGGTTGCGCAGGGGGCGCGCGTCCAGGACGGGGTATTGATGACACTTTTACTGCTGTGTTCCAAATTTGCAGTTCCTGTGTTTGTATTTATCACTGGAATGGTGCTATTTTACAATTATGATGGAGCCTTAAAGTACGGAACGTTTTTACGTAAAAGATTCCTGGACATCATCGTTCCTTATATCATATGGTCTCTTTTATACGAATTGGGAAATCAGCTTGCTCAAAGTGGAGGATATATTCACCCGCTGGATTTTTTCCAGAAGCTGTTGAACGGGAAAAGTAGCTATCATCTGTGGTACATCGTAATGATTATTCAATGTTATGTGTTATTTCCTGTGTTTCGTTATGCTGTCCGTCGTTTGTCTGCGCTACTGCCATCAACATGGCGACCCGCTGCATTGGCTGTATTCGGCGTGCTATATATTTTGCTCATGTTCGCCGTTGGACCCGTATACCAAGCGATGGATAAGCTCCAGCTTCCGGTCATTACCTCTTGGTTTACCCTGTATGCTGACCGGAATGTGATCTACTTTTTCTTTTATTTTGTGCTGGGAGCGGCAGCCGGGATGAACGTCAAGCGTTGGAATGCATGGGTAACCAAAGCACAAATGATATACTGGCCGTTGTTTATCGTAATTACTGGCTACTTGCTGTATGAGATGATCGGTCAGTTCCAGACACCGCAAGGTACAGTTCTTTCCTTTAACTATTTGTCTCTGCTGCGTCCGGTCATGGCTGTATATTGCGTCGCGTCTATTTTTGTAGCTTATCGGGTAGCGACGTGGATTGCTCATAAGGGGGGACGTGCGGCGAGTATGCTGACGGCCATCGGAACGTTGTCCTATGGAGCGTATCTCATGCATGCCTTTATGCTGCGTGTGACCTATTATTTTGACGAGACGTTGTTTGCAGACTGGAGCCACGTTCTTCGTATGCTGGCTTCATTCGTTCTCTGTATGATCTTTTCCGTTGCCGGAACATGGCTGCTGGCACGTTTGCCTCTGGGCAAATGGATCGTGGGGCTTCGGGTTCGTCCTCGCCCGACTGGGAGTCCGCCAGCCGTACAAAAGCAAGCTTGATTTGATAATCCAATCACATATGTTCACAAGAGTATCCCAAAGCCAAGAAATAAGGCCAAGGGATACTTTTTTAACTGATATTATATTATTTCAACATATGAAAAGTTCATAATAGTAAACCATAAACTCATTTCTCAGCACTTCGCACACTACTCTATATCGCCTCATTCTATATCTCTCGCCATCTTAAAACAGGTCACAAGGGATGGAGAGTTCTCATAAGCTCTCATATCATCAAAGGAAATAGTCTATGGACGCAGAGTGGTTTATAATGGAAGGTAAGGTGTATGAATAAGGTGTGGAGGAGGCTGTGAAATGGCGTTTATGATATCCCAGCGGGCTTTTATCAAAATTTATCTGATCACAATGGTGGAGAGGCATCGCGGTTATGGATATCAGATGCTCGAATCGATGAAGGATGAGTTTAGTGGGTTTGGATATGTTCCGCCTCAGAGCGAAGTTTACCGGGCGCTGCATGAGCTGGTACAGGAAGGCGTTTTTTACCGTACCAAGCGATTGAAAGGAACAGACCCGCGCGTGGATTTTCAGGAGATTGTACTCTATCACTTTACAGATGATGGGGAGGAGAAAGCCCGACTGTACAAGAAGCAGGTCAAAGCTGATTTGGACCGTTGCTTAGGTATGCTGCACAAAGCGGAACAAGACAACTATTCCTAACCACGAAAGGATGAGAATGATGGGTAGAAAGCTGAAATGGGGAATTTTAGGCACTGCGGAGATCGCCCAAATCGCTGTAATTCCTGCGATTCAGCAATCCGAACGCGGAGAAGTGCTTGGGATTGCTAGTCGTAATGCGGATAAAGCCGCTGAGGCCGCCCGGGAGTTCGATATTCCAAAAAGTTATGGAAGCTATGATGAACTGTTGGCTGATCCCGAAATCGGAGCGGTGTACATTCCGTTGCCAAACCATCTGCATGAAGAGTGGACCATTCGGGCGGCGGAGGCTGGGAAGCACGTTTTGTGTGAAAAACCATCTTCTCTTAGCTCGGCCGGTACAAGCCGCATGATTGAAGCATGTCAACGTGCAGGAGTGATCTTTGCAGAGGCTTTTATGTATCGTTATCATCCCAAACATCGAAGAATTAAGGAAATTATCAATAGTGGGGAAATTGGTGACATTCGCGGCATCCATTGCACGTTTACGTTTAACAATACCGATCAGGCAGATAATGTGCGCTTTAATAAAAACATGGGCGGCGGCTCGCTATATGATGTGGGTGTCTATCCGATATCAGCCGCTCGTATGTATTTGGATCGGGAGCCGGAGGCAGTGACGGTACATGCCTTATTTTCCCCGGAGCATGACAACGTCGATATGATGGCTTCCGGCTTGCTGGAATTTCCGGGTGGAATCAATCTTACTTTCGATTGTGGCATGTGGGCAGCCAATCGTTCCAACATGGAAATTCTCGGTAGCAAGGGTACGATTGCGATGCCCAAAATGTTCGGCTGGGAAAGAACGTCTGTGGTACCGCAAATTTTCGTCCACGTCGGTTCGGTTACGCGTGAGGAACGTCTGAAAGGTTTTAATTCTTTTGAACTGCAAGCGGATGCTTTTGCTAAAGCAGTGCTTGACGGTGTCCCGTTGCCGTATGAGCCAGAAGATGCGGTGAGC
The Paenibacillus peoriae DNA segment above includes these coding regions:
- a CDS encoding general stress protein — encoded protein: MANNLNDYNEKKIVGVFDTEQEASRAIGQLQSKGIPSSEISVITRDRDELRTISEETGTKAPEGVATGAATGGVVGGVAGLLAGIGALAIPGIGPILAAGPIAATLTGAAVGAGAGGLVGGLVGLGIPEDDARQYETYVDQGKILVLVDSADHNRDVYDIFRTNRSLNADRYRTYDDTLADTPRTDAYTDTRRNL
- a CDS encoding acyltransferase — its product is MSQKERISEVALLRGLAFAAVVLQHSVAHYAVAQGARVQDGVLMTLLLLCSKFAVPVFVFITGMVLFYNYDGALKYGTFLRKRFLDIIVPYIIWSLLYELGNQLAQSGGYIHPLDFFQKLLNGKSSYHLWYIVMIIQCYVLFPVFRYAVRRLSALLPSTWRPAALAVFGVLYILLMFAVGPVYQAMDKLQLPVITSWFTLYADRNVIYFFFYFVLGAAAGMNVKRWNAWVTKAQMIYWPLFIVITGYLLYEMIGQFQTPQGTVLSFNYLSLLRPVMAVYCVASIFVAYRVATWIAHKGGRAASMLTAIGTLSYGAYLMHAFMLRVTYYFDETLFADWSHVLRMLASFVLCMIFSVAGTWLLARLPLGKWIVGLRVRPRPTGSPPAVQKQA
- a CDS encoding helix-turn-helix transcriptional regulator, whose translation is MAFMISQRAFIKIYLITMVERHRGYGYQMLESMKDEFSGFGYVPPQSEVYRALHELVQEGVFYRTKRLKGTDPRVDFQEIVLYHFTDDGEEKARLYKKQVKADLDRCLGMLHKAEQDNYS
- a CDS encoding Gfo/Idh/MocA family protein codes for the protein MGRKLKWGILGTAEIAQIAVIPAIQQSERGEVLGIASRNADKAAEAAREFDIPKSYGSYDELLADPEIGAVYIPLPNHLHEEWTIRAAEAGKHVLCEKPSSLSSAGTSRMIEACQRAGVIFAEAFMYRYHPKHRRIKEIINSGEIGDIRGIHCTFTFNNTDQADNVRFNKNMGGGSLYDVGVYPISAARMYLDREPEAVTVHALFSPEHDNVDMMASGLLEFPGGINLTFDCGMWAANRSNMEILGSKGTIAMPKMFGWERTSVVPQIFVHVGSVTREERLKGFNSFELQADAFAKAVLDGVPLPYEPEDAVSNMKVIDACIESARSRKRIEIG